AGAAGATGTTGCCGCTGCCGATATTGATCCACTCGTTTTCGCGCAGCTGCGACTGGCTCTCGATTTTGAAATGATCTTTAAACCTGTAGACTTCTTTGTTCGCCGCACCTCAGCCCTTTTCTTTAACATTCACTGGGTGCACGAGCACAAAGAACCGGTTATTGAATATATGGCGAAAGAACTAAAATGGACAGACAAACAAAAGCAGCAGTATACAGACGAACTAGATCTTTTACTGGATGAAGCGGTCAACCCTGTAAAAGCTGGATAACTAGAAAAGGACTCCTTCAATTTTGAAGGGGTCTTTTTTATGTTAGGGAATTTGCCCGCAAACCACATCAACCTTTAATAATCTGAAAAATAAAAGTATAATTTTGAAGTAAGGGGGGATTAAATGACTACAGTACAGCAGTTCATTCGGCAGGACGGCATTAGGCAGATCATCACAGGCAGCATACTTATTCTGATCATGGCGTTTTTTATTATCAGCCTGTTTTTTACAGGACAGGCAGGGTTATGGATCAGCGCTGTTTACAGTCTCGCTTTTGGTCTTGCGGGCCTCGCAATATTTAAAAGTGGCTGGGAAGATTATATGTCGGCTATGAACTATGAAGATTTTAAAGCGGATACTACATATGAGAAGATTTCCGTCTTTCCGCAGAGGATGTATATTGGGCACCGGCCTGCCTCAATTTTCCACGCGAATTTTTACGATATGGATGGAAAGAGTTACAGTGAAATTAAGCAGCATACGGTTCTTGACATAAAAGTATTTCGAGCTTTTGTTGCTTTCTTTTCGGGAGGCTCTCTGATGCCTGCGGCTTATAACATGTTTATAGGCGATGCTCATGTCTATACAATTGATAAAAAAGGCGGCTTTAAATGGCGCGGGTATGTTCATCAGCTGGACCGTGGCGTGGTAGCATATACCTCTCAAGAGCGAATATCAGGAAAGAGTATTTTCCGCTATATTGAAGGAGAACAATGCCGCTTTCAAGCTGAAGGCGATGCTTACATCGGCCACTTTGAAGTGAAAGATTATCAAGGCAAAGTGTGGGCAGTTGTAAAACGTGATGCGATTCCAAAAGAAGCAGCAGACCGCTTTTCTAAAATGCCAGGCTACTTAGTTGATTGGAAGATTCGCAAAGATATTCCTTATTCGCTGCTTGCTTTCTTGTTCTTAATGCAGACAAACACTAATGTTTAGCCTTTAGCCAACAAAAGCAAAGGAGAGAGGTCTGTGAACTTTTACAGGGAAGATGAAGATCTGTAGCAGATCCTGCGTCAGCACTTTGAAAGGACCTTTTTTAACTGGGCGGATGAGCAGCTGGATGCTTTTGGTCAGCTGTGTGCAGGAGATATCGACCGGCGGGCAGGTCATACGGACCGTGAAGGCCGTCCGAAACTCATAAAATATAATAAAATGGGCGAGGAAATTTCGGAGGTATGGGTCAACGAGGGATATCGTCAGACAGTGAAAGAAACCTATGAGAAGGGGATTGTCGGCTATGTACATAAACCCATCCCTGAGCTGGGCAGAAAAGGGAATTATGTCTACTCCTTTGCCCAGGGGTACTTATTGTCACAGGCAGAACCCGGGTTTTACTGCCCGGTTACATTATTATTTAATCAATCACTATGCGAGTGAGGAGTTAAAAGAGCAATACCTTCCTCATGTGCTTGCTACCGGAGATGTCGAACTTTATGAAGGGGCTACCTTTTTAACGGAACGGCAGGCAGGCTCGAATGTAGGGGCGAACGAAGTAAAAGCTGTTCAAGAAGATGATCGTTTTCGTATTTACGGAGAAAAATATTTTGCCAGTAATGCAGGGATGTGCGGAGTGGCTATGGTATTAGCTAGGATCGAAGGCTCGCCCCCGGGAACCAAAGGGTTAAGTTTATTTCTTGTGCCCTGGAGAAAAAATGATGGCAGCCTTAATGGAGTATCCATCCGACGGTTAAAGGATAAACTCGGAGTAAGAGCCGTTCCTTCAGCAGAAGTGGAAGTTAAAGGAGCCGACGCCTATTTAATAGGAGACGCTTCCCGCGGATTTTACTATATGATCGAAGCCTTGAACCTTTCGCGAATCTGCAATGCAGCTGCTTCAGAGGTATCATGAGAAGAGCTTATACTGAAGCCAAGGAGTATGCACTGTAAAGAAACCCATTTGGCCAGCGGCTGATTGATTTTCCAATGGTTCAGGATACACTTGTAAAAATGAGGGTAAAGCAGGAAGTCGAGACGGGTGCTGTCTTTGAAATGGCTAAGCTTTACGACAAAGTGGCAGCGGATAAAGCATCTCATGATGAAAAGATATTGTGCCGGCTTCTGATCGCCTTGTTGAAAAAAGAAACAGCCGAGCAGTCAATTCTTTTTGCGCGTGATGCGATTGAAATGCATGGCGGCAACGGGTATATAGAAGATTTTGTTACCCCAAGACTCCTAAGGGATGCACAGGTGCTTACTGTTTGGGAAGGAACAAGCAACATATTGGGGCTTGAAGTACTCCGCTTATTCCAAAAGTATGAGGCGCATCAGCTGTTCTTTAAAAATATAGAAGCACGGATTGAAAAAGTGGAAGGGATGCTGGGGTTAACTCATACAGTCAGGGAAAACATAAGAAACGTTAAAAAATGGATAGGACATGTTCTCAAGCTTCCTTATGATCTGCAGACTTTCCATTGTAAGACGATGGCCAAGATGCTTTGTGACCTATATGAAGGTGTATACGCGTTGACACGGGCTTATGAAAATACAAGGAAGCAAAAAACTGCCGAAGTTTTTATTTTTCAGTATTTAGAATCTGAGGAAGAACTCGAGAAACCTTTAACTCTTCAATATGCAGAAGAAGTTTTACAAGTATCTTTAAAGGTTAAGGGAAAAAGCTGAGGAGACAAAAAATCTCCCTGGCTTTTTTTATTGGGGAGGGAACGCGTTAAACGTTTGGTATGGGCAGGATTTTGTTATGATAGTAAAAAGAAGTAAAAGAAAACTGTAACGTTGACGCTTATTCTTCATCGTGTTAGCATATTAGCAGACTAAAGGATTTCGATGTACGGAAAGGACGGATGCTTAAATGGCGAAGCGGCTAATGTTTGAAAAACCACTTGGAATGCGCGACACACTTCCTTTTTTTTATAATCAGAAAGCAAAAGCGCGGGAGCGTTTGAAATCAGCGATTCTCTCTTATGGATATTCTTTTATGGATACACCATTTCTTGAGTATCATGAAACGATTGGGAAGGTCAGTGCGACTAAAGAGCAGCGTTTATTTAAATTGCTCGATCAGCAGGGGCATACACTCGTACTGCGTCCTGATATGACAGCACCGATTGCCAGGGTGGCTGCTTCGCAGCTGAAGGATACGGAGCTTCCGCTTCGACTGGCTTATGATGGACCAGTATTTCGGGCGCAGCAGACCGAAGGCGGGAAGCCGGCTCAATTTGAACAGGTAGGAACGGAATTAATTGGCGATCATTCTTCCTATGGAGATGCGGAAGTTATTGCTTTATTAGTCGAGTCCTTAAGACAGGCTGGATTGGACGATTTTGTTATAACGATCGGCCACATCGGTTACGTTAAAGCCTTCTTCAATGATGTTTTAGGACATGACGAAGAGACGAAAGACGTTCTGTTAGAACATTTATATAGAAAAAATTACGTAGGGTATCGGGAATCTGTAAAAGCGGCTATACTTGCGGGAGAGAAGAAGCAGGCTTTACTTTCACTGCTTGACCTCAGAGGAGGAGAAGAAGTCTTCGCCTCAAGTAAGTCGCTGGCTAGAAATCAGGTATGCATGCAGGCTGTCAATGAGTTGAAACAGCTGTACGCTTTACTGAAAAATTACGGAGTCGAAAAATATGTAAGCTTTGATTTAAATCTGATCAGCCACATGAATTACTATACCGGTATCTTGTTTGAAGGCTATGCCCCTCACTTAGGCTCATTGCTCTGTAATGGAGGACGCTATGACAAACTGCTGCCATCCTTTCAGCTAAACGCTTCAGCCACTGGGTTTGCCATCCATTTAGAACGGTTTATTGAGGCTTTAAATGGACGGAGAGATAATGACGAAAGAATTGGAGTGATTGTAGATCACGACAGTCATGGGCAAGGTGTGCAAAAAGCGGCTGATCTGCGTCAGAAGGGCTATCAGGTGCTCCTTCAGCATATTGATCAGATCCCGGATTACAAACAGTTCAGCAGCCAGCTGCGCGAGTGTATCGATTTAACCGGCAAAGGGGGAGAAGCGAATGAATAAACCTTTAACGATCGCGATGCCTAAAGGCAGGATTTATAAAGAAGCCGCTGCATTAATGAAGCAGGCGGGCTACCACCTGACGCCAAATGATGAAGATTCAAGAAAGCTCATCCTTGAATTTCCAGAACAGAACATCCAGATCATGATGGCAAAGCCGATGGATGTAGTGACATACGTGGAATACGGAACAGCCGATATCGGCATTGCAGGTAAAGAC
This window of the Halobacillus sp. Marseille-Q1614 genome carries:
- a CDS encoding ATP phosphoribosyltransferase regulatory subunit, with the protein product MAKRLMFEKPLGMRDTLPFFYNQKAKARERLKSAILSYGYSFMDTPFLEYHETIGKVSATKEQRLFKLLDQQGHTLVLRPDMTAPIARVAASQLKDTELPLRLAYDGPVFRAQQTEGGKPAQFEQVGTELIGDHSSYGDAEVIALLVESLRQAGLDDFVITIGHIGYVKAFFNDVLGHDEETKDVLLEHLYRKNYVGYRESVKAAILAGEKKQALLSLLDLRGGEEVFASSKSLARNQVCMQAVNELKQLYALLKNYGVEKYVSFDLNLISHMNYYTGILFEGYAPHLGSLLCNGGRYDKLLPSFQLNASATGFAIHLERFIEALNGRRDNDERIGVIVDHDSHGQGVQKAADLRQKGYQVLLQHIDQIPDYKQFSSQLRECIDLTGKGGEANE